Proteins encoded together in one Felis catus isolate Fca126 chromosome B3, F.catus_Fca126_mat1.0, whole genome shotgun sequence window:
- the PYGO1 gene encoding pygopus homolog 1 isoform X2, whose amino-acid sequence MWVSTSRPRTLQLPLIKFSRIVRSSFRSLAARPRCPLWPPTKFGDAISSQKPGRGAPAAEPGVLGPGGRQGRPGAGLGGAAPRRATARPGCEDRGLASPGAEREARAGRGGWAEAERETAVAAGAAGPGSGPRPPKSVPARGWGAQGGEAAGPRHVPRPPQSGFCRRLQAGGFCVCDSGAARAQTSSSEGAVSEPPGPGRPPPASPVSGSRGGGGGGGEEEGVGGGGGGALVLRTCRPRAGGRPQAALPAAAAEPRQPPHAARPPGGLVFLPNFAKSASVPAALGRASARRLASQPQRPREEEEEPPPQHQRDRIPAAWGGVMLCGL is encoded by the coding sequence ATGTGGGTCTCCACAAGCCGGCCGAGAACTCTCCAGCTCCCGCTTATAAAGTTTTCTCGGATCGTACGTTCCTCTTTCAGATCCCTGGCTGCGAGGCCAAGATGCCCGCTGTGGCCTCCGACGAAGTTCGGAGATGCCATTTCCTCGCAGAAGCCCGGCCGGGGCGCGCCGGCCGCAGAGCCGGGCGTCCTCGGGCCTGGCGGGCGACAGGGGAGGCCAGGCGCGGGGCTGGGCGGGGCGGCCCCTCGGCGCGCGACTGCCCGCCCCGGCTGCGAGGACCGCGGGCTCGCGAGTCCCGGCGCGGAGCGAGAGGCGCGCGCGGGCCGTGGGGGCTGGGCCGAGGCGGAGCGCGAGACGGCGGTGGCGGCAGGCGCCGCGGGACCAGGCAGCGGCCCCCGCCCCCCGAAGTCCGTCCCCGCGCGGGGCTGGGGAGCTCAGGGCGGGGAAGCCGCGGGGCCGCGCCACGTCCCTCGCCCGCCCCAGAGCGGGTTTTGCAGGCGTCTCCAGGCTGGGGGCTTTTGTGTCTGCGACTCGGGAGCGGCGAGAGCGCAGACCTCCTCCTCAGAGGGCGCTGTGAGTGAGCCGCCAGGGCCCGGCCGcccgcctcctgcctcccctgtcAGCGGCtcccgaggcggcggcggcggcggcggcgaagaagaaggagtgggaggaggcggcggcggcgcacTCGTCCTCCGCACATGCCGGCCCCGGGCGGGGGGCCGCCCCCAGGCCGCGCTCCCGGCCGCCGCCGCTGAGCCCCGCCAGCCCCCGCACGCCGCCCGGCCGCCCGGAGGCCTCGTCTTCCTCCCAAACTTTGCAAAGTCGGCCAGCGTCCCCGCCGCCCTCGGCCGCGCCTCGGCTCGGAGGCTCGCCTCTCAGCCGCAGCGGCCccgcgaggaggaggaggagccgcCGCCGCAGCATCAAAGAGACCGAATTCCCGCGGCCTGGGGGGGAGTCATGCTTTGCGGTCTGTAA